The genomic stretch TTTCTTCTATAATTTCTGGTATGGCATCTACTCCTACTATAGGTATAAATTTATTATTATCGCCTATATTATATCCCTGTTTTTGAATAGATTTTAATGCTCCTAAAGCCATAGCATCATTATTAGAAAATATAAACTCTATATTATTGCCGTACTTTTCTATCCAAGCATCTGCAGCTGTCTGAGCCTGAAGTATATCCCAATTAGCTGTTTGTTCATCTAATTGTTCTATTTCTATAGCATTATTAGTTAATACGGCTTTTATTCTTTCTGTTCTAGCTTCGGCATCAGGGTGTCCTGCTTCTCCTTTTAATAAAACATATTGTATTTTTCCATCCCCGTTTTTATCCCAAGCAGGATTTGAATTCCATGCTTTTACTACTATCTCTCCCTGCATATTTCCAGATTCTTCGCTTAAAGTACCTACATACCATGCCTTATCATAGCTTAACATATCTTCTTTGCTTGGTTCTTTATTAAAGAATATAACAGGTATTCCGGCAGGTTTAATTTTGTTAATCATAAAACTTGCTGATGCTGGATCTACCAAATTAATAGCTAAAGCATTGACATTTCTTTGAATAGCAGCATCTATTTGATCATTTTGTTTTACCTGATCATTTTCCGAATCGTTCATTATAAATTTTGCCTTTCCATTAAGCATAGTTTCAATATTTCTTCTCATAAAGGAAATAAAGCTGTCGTCATATCTATATATTGTAATTCCGACTTCTATTTCATCGTCAGAATTTTTTGTATTATTTGTGCAGCTGATTAATAAAAATAGTGATATAATCATAAATGTTAAAATTGCTTTATTCATAAAAAGCTCCTATTTTATGTAGTTATATTTTAGTTTATTAAAAAAAAACTTATAAGTCAAATAAAAATATGTAAAAATTGTAATTTATTATTATTATTTTTATCAATAAACCTAAACATAAATAGATTATAACTTTAAGAATTATATTTTATTCATATATTTTTATGGCTCTCTCTATATTAGATAATGTTACAGGTATATACGGTATTATAACATATTTATTATTATAAAAATTAAAATGTGTTCCGTCTAAAGGTGATTTGCCGTTTATTATATTGCTTGATATAGAAGATAATACTTCAGCCTGAATTGCTGGATTTTGAAGCACTGTAGCAAATATACCGTAATTTTTTATCTCTTCTAAACATTCTGGTATGCCGTCTATTCCTATTATTGGTATATAGTTAAGCATTCTGCTGTTTTTGTTAAGTCCTAATTTTCTTAATGTTTCTAATGCCCCTAATGCCATATAATCATTATTGCATATAATATATTCTATTTTCTCTCCATATTTGGCAATTAGATTTTCCATTACTTTTGATGCATTATCCTTTTTTCCCATAGCAGAAACTTCGGATAATATATCCATTCTTATATTGTTTGATGATATATATTTTTTCATGTATTCTGTTCTCTTTATTGTGTCAGGGTCATTAATGTCTCCTTTTATTATAACAGCCTGTATTTTTCCGTCCTGATTTTTATCCCAATTAAGTCTGTTTTTCCAGCTTTCTGCTATTACTCTGCCCTGAGCCA from Brachyspira murdochii DSM 12563 encodes the following:
- a CDS encoding galactose ABC transporter substrate-binding protein, with the protein product MNKAILTFMIISLFLLISCTNNTKNSDDEIEVGITIYRYDDSFISFMRRNIETMLNGKAKFIMNDSENDQVKQNDQIDAAIQRNVNALAINLVDPASASFMINKIKPAGIPVIFFNKEPSKEDMLSYDKAWYVGTLSEESGNMQGEIVVKAWNSNPAWDKNGDGKIQYVLLKGEAGHPDAEARTERIKAVLTNNAIEIEQLDEQTANWDILQAQTAADAWIEKYGNNIEFIFSNNDAMALGALKSIQKQGYNIGDNNKFIPIVGVDAIPEIIEEIKKGTVVGTVLQSPKDQAKAIVDMLLNAAKGQDVLAGTEYKLDEVKGVRVPYRAITLENINEASEAYK
- a CDS encoding galactose ABC transporter substrate-binding protein; protein product: MKKFFILLFILLLSSSLILYTQKKNNSIGVALYRYDDNYMKYLKQYIEKNIKSSLLIVDSYNSQSTQNAQIEMLLKKNVNLLAVNLVDKSQAQKVIDKVSIKNTPIVFFNREPNPEVMNTYDKVWYIGGTSDEAGMAQGRVIAESWKNRLNWDKNQDGKIQAVIIKGDINDPDTIKRTEYMKKYISSNNIRMDILSEVSAMGKKDNASKVMENLIAKYGEKIEYIICNNDYMALGALETLRKLGLNKNSRMLNYIPIIGIDGIPECLEEIKNYGIFATVLQNPAIQAEVLSSISSNIINGKSPLDGTHFNFYNNKYVIIPYIPVTLSNIERAIKIYE